The following are from one region of the Salvia hispanica cultivar TCC Black 2014 chromosome 1, UniMelb_Shisp_WGS_1.0, whole genome shotgun sequence genome:
- the LOC125212253 gene encoding uncharacterized protein LOC125212253: protein MLMIIQSSFPIPIPTQTFVTLFCNLSSSFFLIFIFFHFTSIFLAKLFIFFGGNPFFQRNQDGYEFAAFSDEEVEGEEEENDYYAVKPVAFVNQHATFDEEVLVGDGDSEESGYATAASEASTYEDDDDDDDDEEEEEEEEEIIARDTDSSSYDSETNEIGSTSGFRDTSFMPSNNDINHIHQVPAEKHGQRQAAAASDLREEEKYLVFQPAAAELGKKLVREDDEREMFGDSFTIGSTSKDSSEWRSSIHCRDSATEDPFSSSSRRSCPKWESYAVFHKYDEEMLFLDRISAQKLSETESLRSIQACPRSISERIAHKIRTRSQRSTEYRQNPYRELESAYVAQICLTWEALNWNYSYFQRLRASRREFDPGCPAYVAQQFQQFQVLLQRYVENEPYEHGRRPDIYARMRSLAPKLLQVPEYRDSEDPEKKEEGSGSRIPSGSFLQIMEESIRTFMDFLKQDKKNHYQILADLFKRNRKGSADATLLLLLKKVNKKKKAKLQELRRSGKCLRKRKLKAEEEIAILMAQIDLKIVSRVLRMGVLNGDQLHWCENKMTKVRVSDGKLQRDSSPLFFPAH, encoded by the exons ATGCTTATGATCATTCAATCTTCATTTCCAATCCCAATTCCAACACAAACatttgtcacacttttctGCAATCTCTCTTCCTCCTTCTtcctcatcttcatcttcttccacTTCACCTCCATTTTTCTTGCTAAAttgttcatcttcttcggcGGCAATCCCTTCTTCCAAAG GAATCAAGACGGTTACGAATTCGCCGCCTTCTCCGACGAGGaagttgaaggagaagaagaggaaaatgaCTACTACGCCGTTAAGCCGGTCGCGTTCGTGAATCAACACGCGACGTTCGATGAAGAGGTTTTAGTAGGCGATGGTGATAGCGAAGAAAGTGGCTACGCCACAGCAGCTTCCGAAGCTTCTACATATGAAgacgacgatgatgatgacgacgacgaagaggaagaggaagaggaagaggagatTATTGCAAGAGATACGGATTCTTCATCGTACGATTCCGAAACAAACGAAATCGGTTCCACCTCAGGATTCAGAGATACAAGCTTCATGCCTAGTAATAATGACATTAATCACATTCATCAAg TTCCGGCGGAGAAGCACGGACAGCggcaggcggcggcggcgagtGATTTGAGGGAAGAGGAGAAATATCTGGTTTTCCAGCCGGCGGCGGCCGAGCTGGGGAAGAAACTAGTGAGAGAAGACGATGAGAGGGAGATGTTCGGCGACAGTTTCACCATCGGATCGACGTCGAAAGACTCTTCCGAATGGCGGAGCTCAATCCACTGCCGCGACTCCGCCACCGAAGACCCCTTCTCCTCCTCGTCGAGGCGGAGCTGCCCCAAGTGGGAATCCTACGCCGTTTTTCATAAATACGACGAAGAAATGCTCTTTCTCGACCGAATCTCCGCCCAAAAACTCTCCGAAACCG AGTCGTTGAGGTCGATCCAGGCGTGCCCGAGATCGATATCGGAGAGGATCGCGCACAAGATACGGACAAGGAGCCAGAGATCAACGGAATATCGACAGAATCCGTATCGCGAGCTGGAATCTGCTTACGTGGCGCAGATATGCTTGACATGGGAGGCTCTCAACTGGAACTACAGCTACTTCCAGCGGCTCCGGGCATCGCGGCGCGAGTTCGACCCGGGATGCCCCGCCTACGTGGCACAACAGTTCCAGCAGTTCCAGGTGCTGCTCCAGCGCTACGTCGAGAACGAGCCCTACGAGCACGGCCGCCGCCCTGATATCTACGCCCGGATGAGGAGTTTGGCTCCAAAACTCCTGCAAGTTCCAGAATATCGAG ATTCTGAGGATCCCGAGAAGAAAGAAGAGGGGTCGGGATCGAGAATCCCATCGGGTTCGTTTCTCCAAATCATGGAAGAATCGATAAGAACATTCATGGATTTCCTCAAACAAGACAAGAAGAATCATTACCAAATCCTCGCGGATTTGTTCAAGCGAAACAGAAAGGGATCCGCGGATGCAACCCTCCTCCTCTTGCTCAAGAAAGTGaacaaaaag AAAAAGGCGAAGCTGCAGGAGCTGAGGAGGTCGGGGAAGTGCCTGAGGAAGAGGAAGTTGAAGGCGGAGGAGGAGATAGCGATCTTGATGGCTCAGATCGATCTCAAAATCGTGTCGAGGGTGCTGAGGATGGGGGTGTTGAATGGTGACCAACTGCATTGGTGTGAAAACAAGATGACTAAAGTTAGAGTCTCAGATGGGAAACTGCAGAGAGATTCCTCCCCACTTTTCTTCCCAGCTCATTGA